The following proteins are encoded in a genomic region of Neomicrococcus aestuarii:
- a CDS encoding heavy-metal-associated domain-containing protein — translation MAEKVTLKVLGMDCTGCEQRLGTALRRLEGVSEATADHVTGDLTLRYDPAITTRAALIERVQTAGYEVGGGSGK, via the coding sequence ATGGCTGAGAAGGTGACCTTGAAGGTTCTGGGCATGGACTGCACCGGTTGCGAGCAGCGCCTGGGCACCGCTTTGAGGCGTCTTGAAGGGGTGAGTGAGGCAACTGCCGATCACGTAACTGGAGATCTGACGCTGCGTTATGACCCGGCCATTACGACCCGTGCGGCCCTGATTGAGAGGGTGCAGACGGCCGGTTATGAAGTAGGCGGCGGGTCCGGGAAATGA
- a CDS encoding heavy metal-responsive transcriptional regulator, which translates to MRIGEAAAAAGLTTKTIRFYEDRGLLPPAERASNGYRDYAHDTVSRLEFIRRSQMAGLTLAQIQDILRIRDAGSTPCLHVRDVLARQLMDLDRQIAEIMALRATVARYHAAAEAADPESCDPERICSYL; encoded by the coding sequence ATGCGCATCGGTGAAGCTGCAGCCGCGGCCGGCCTGACGACCAAGACGATCAGGTTCTATGAGGACCGCGGGCTGCTCCCGCCAGCTGAACGCGCATCCAATGGCTATCGGGACTACGCCCACGACACCGTCAGCCGCCTTGAATTCATTCGCCGCAGCCAGATGGCCGGGCTGACCCTGGCACAAATCCAGGACATCCTGAGGATCCGGGACGCCGGCTCCACGCCGTGCTTGCATGTCCGGGACGTGCTGGCGCGCCAGCTAATGGACCTGGACCGCCAGATCGCGGAGATCATGGCCCTTCGGGCCACTGTTGCCCGATACCATGCAGCCGCCGAGGCCGCCGATCCGGAGTCTTGCGATCCGGAACGGATCTGCAGTTACCTCTGA
- a CDS encoding heavy metal translocating P-type ATPase: protein MSVDTESRDDELWAEEPSHLAGHARIRARIAGLHCSLCTGTIEKALGRHPGVDQVAVSLTHEQALIDYDPMLIQPRQILGTLRDMGYDLYDPRKLRPFEDEEADLIREGKRLLGAVAASLAAIALILQVAGIWSVLVPASVVLLMVPVAYAVLLPAGKARAVLGALGIIAPAALGYAGRQLGLIPETSAAWITGVLAVAVVFGVAPHILRMAYQAARRGILNQHVLLEIGAFAGIAGGIIGLTGIFPDYPAAPFFAVTVLVANYHVFSEWLSLLVKTRSSQAVRKLLELQPDTAFVVRDGREEEIPVDRVIVGDVVRIRPGDRVAVDGRVIEGRSTLDLSMVTGEPVPADRSPGGEVIGGSINGTGSLLVQVTRTGADSFLAQVVRQVEDARALKPGILHLVDRVLRVYTPSVLLVAAVALLGWLLGSWAFTGEPDVRRAVFTGLGVLVMGYPCAVGIAAPLAIVRAAGEAADQGIIMRTGEAFQTFGQVKTIVLDKTGTLTEGRPTVREIRALGSESDLLILAAAAEGPSEHPLARAIVHAAERRELTVPAGQNFESHTGFGITARIEDRQVIVGRPQFLEDQGVDLAPLAESVTEPENIGRTVVAVAGDGRLQGVLALGDDIRSEAVEAVTAMKDAGIHPVLATGDNARAAAHIADEVGIRDVHAGILPEQKAALVRELQADGTSVAMVGDGINDAPALMQADVGIAMGGGTDIAMESADVVIVRNDLRLILAGQENSRSSYRRTRQNVSLAFLFNGIGIPAAATGLVYPVWAMVAMALSVTTIFINSLGGRPSLLFQAIGSVGRSRHED from the coding sequence ATGAGTGTAGATACTGAATCCCGCGACGACGAGTTGTGGGCGGAGGAGCCTAGCCATCTGGCCGGTCACGCGAGGATCAGGGCGCGCATCGCGGGTCTGCACTGCTCCCTGTGCACGGGAACCATTGAGAAGGCGCTGGGCCGCCACCCGGGTGTTGATCAGGTCGCGGTCAGCCTGACCCATGAACAGGCGCTGATTGATTATGACCCCATGCTGATCCAGCCGCGGCAGATCCTGGGGACTCTCCGGGATATGGGATATGACCTGTACGATCCGCGGAAGCTGCGTCCGTTCGAGGACGAGGAAGCCGATTTGATCCGCGAGGGCAAACGGCTCCTCGGAGCCGTCGCGGCCAGTCTGGCAGCGATCGCCTTGATACTGCAGGTTGCCGGGATCTGGTCGGTTCTGGTGCCGGCGTCGGTGGTGCTGCTGATGGTTCCGGTGGCCTATGCGGTCCTGCTCCCGGCAGGAAAGGCCCGCGCGGTCCTGGGGGCGCTGGGCATAATCGCCCCGGCCGCACTGGGATATGCCGGGCGCCAGCTGGGCCTGATCCCCGAGACATCTGCCGCCTGGATCACCGGAGTTCTCGCCGTGGCAGTGGTCTTCGGCGTGGCACCGCATATTCTGCGGATGGCTTATCAGGCCGCACGGCGGGGAATCCTTAACCAGCACGTGTTGCTCGAAATCGGAGCCTTCGCCGGCATCGCGGGCGGCATCATCGGACTGACAGGGATCTTCCCCGACTACCCGGCCGCACCGTTTTTCGCCGTCACGGTGCTGGTGGCGAACTACCACGTCTTCTCCGAATGGCTGTCTCTGCTGGTGAAAACGCGCTCCAGCCAGGCGGTACGCAAGCTGCTCGAGCTCCAGCCCGACACGGCCTTCGTGGTCCGGGACGGCCGCGAGGAAGAGATCCCTGTGGACAGGGTCATCGTTGGCGATGTCGTGCGGATACGGCCAGGTGACCGGGTAGCGGTGGACGGGCGGGTCATCGAGGGACGCTCAACCCTTGACCTGTCCATGGTCACGGGCGAACCCGTCCCAGCGGACCGCTCACCGGGCGGGGAGGTCATCGGGGGTTCCATCAACGGCACCGGATCCCTTCTGGTGCAGGTCACGCGCACCGGAGCTGACAGCTTCCTGGCCCAAGTGGTCCGCCAGGTCGAAGACGCAAGGGCACTCAAGCCGGGTATCCTGCACCTCGTGGACCGGGTGCTGCGCGTCTACACGCCATCAGTTCTCCTCGTGGCTGCCGTTGCACTGCTGGGATGGTTGCTGGGCAGCTGGGCCTTCACCGGTGAACCCGACGTCCGCCGTGCAGTCTTCACCGGCCTTGGCGTCCTGGTCATGGGCTATCCCTGTGCGGTGGGCATTGCAGCGCCCTTGGCCATCGTGCGGGCAGCGGGAGAGGCCGCGGATCAGGGCATCATCATGCGCACCGGTGAAGCGTTCCAGACCTTCGGTCAGGTGAAGACCATAGTGCTGGACAAAACCGGAACACTGACCGAAGGCCGCCCCACCGTCCGGGAAATCAGAGCCCTGGGGAGCGAATCGGACCTGCTGATTTTGGCGGCGGCCGCGGAAGGTCCCTCCGAGCATCCCCTCGCCCGCGCCATAGTTCATGCAGCCGAGCGGCGAGAACTCACCGTTCCCGCCGGGCAGAACTTTGAATCGCATACCGGATTCGGGATCACGGCACGCATCGAAGACAGGCAGGTCATCGTAGGACGGCCGCAATTCCTGGAGGACCAGGGAGTGGACCTGGCTCCCCTGGCCGAATCCGTCACTGAACCCGAAAATATCGGACGCACTGTCGTAGCTGTCGCCGGAGACGGGCGCCTGCAAGGAGTCCTTGCCCTGGGCGATGACATCCGCTCCGAGGCAGTCGAAGCGGTCACGGCGATGAAGGATGCAGGGATCCACCCCGTGCTGGCCACCGGCGATAATGCTCGCGCTGCTGCGCACATAGCAGACGAAGTCGGGATCAGGGACGTCCACGCCGGTATCCTGCCCGAGCAGAAAGCCGCGCTGGTCCGCGAACTGCAGGCCGACGGAACCAGCGTGGCGATGGTCGGAGACGGGATCAACGACGCCCCAGCGCTGATGCAGGCCGACGTCGGAATCGCCATGGGCGGTGGAACGGACATCGCGATGGAATCCGCCGATGTCGTGATTGTCCGTAACGACCTGCGGCTAATCCTGGCAGGACAGGAGAACAGCCGCTCCAGCTACCGCCGGACTCGCCAAAATGTTTCCCTGGCTTTCCTGTTCAACGGCATCGGCATCCCTGCCGCCGCAACCGGTCTGGTCTACCCCGTCTGGGCGATGGTCGCGATGGCATTGTCGGTCACCACGATATTCATCAACAGTCTCGGCGGCCGCCCATCCCTGCTGTTCCAAGCCATCGGAAGCGTCGGACGCAGCCGCCACGAGGACTAA
- a CDS encoding helicase associated domain-containing protein → MADAISSYEREGRLPSSGGYTTRERALASWLLSRSRAAARGTLSTAYREGLAVIPGWDRQPTRAEENAARWDRRLAELVQYRQDGNDWPLYQKASSEEERVLGMWLHGQRISFRNGTLSKEHEGKLDAQLDGWRPGRSHRSGGRKSSRPAG, encoded by the coding sequence ATGGCCGACGCCATCAGCTCTTACGAAAGGGAGGGCCGGCTCCCATCCAGCGGCGGGTACACGACGCGTGAACGGGCCCTCGCCTCGTGGCTCCTGTCCAGATCGAGGGCAGCCGCCCGCGGCACTCTATCCACCGCATATCGTGAGGGCCTGGCTGTCATTCCTGGCTGGGACAGGCAGCCGACGCGGGCCGAGGAAAACGCGGCCCGTTGGGACCGCCGTCTGGCCGAGCTGGTTCAATACCGGCAGGACGGTAATGACTGGCCCCTGTACCAAAAAGCCTCCAGCGAAGAGGAACGGGTGCTGGGAATGTGGCTGCACGGGCAACGAATAAGCTTCCGCAACGGAACCCTCAGCAAGGAACACGAAGGCAAACTGGATGCCCAGCTCGACGGCTGGCGGCCAGGCAGGTCACACAGAAGTGGCGGCCGCAAAAGCAGTCGCCCCGCAGGTTAA
- the merB gene encoding organomercurial lyase — MKHDVNQVAERLASVEPATAVVSLINSEDISSVRSFFCNQVHFLTSPEEGASWLENHPGDPRRRGLPARLDHGRTNARPGSGTQHRAADQRDTTLQLRTPRPARKTGLIHGL, encoded by the coding sequence ATGAAGCACGATGTCAATCAAGTCGCCGAACGCCTCGCCAGCGTTGAACCTGCCACCGCCGTGGTTTCACTGATCAACTCGGAAGATATCAGCTCCGTTCGATCCTTCTTCTGCAACCAAGTCCATTTCTTAACATCACCCGAAGAAGGCGCATCCTGGCTCGAGAACCACCCCGGTGATCCCCGTAGACGAGGCCTACCGGCTCGCCTCGACCATGGCAGGACAAATGCTCGCCCAGGCTCCGGCACCCAACACCGGGCCGCGGACCAACGTGATACAACGCTGCAACTGCGGACACCAAGACCCGCTAGGAAGACCGGCCTGATCCATGGACTCTGA